One segment of Mycolicibacterium baixiangningiae DNA contains the following:
- a CDS encoding S1C family serine protease, producing the protein MSERKQPSGRSPAGGPPAVDPATQRAFGRPGGVQGAFAGPDRRGDQGEYTPTNQSPGPVLDDVFGHPRTDDRDDEPVSEPLAPQNDVPGPPPPTAVAPAPAADPPGPKLGLVDLLFSGKVSRLALIVIAVLALVVGLAGGWVGSKTSSIIQAFATPKVNVSTTDPDDTAESRYTKVADAIADSVVTIEAVSEQSGSQGSGVVVDGRGYIVTNNHVVEEAASDLNKWKLSVIFNDGKTVPANVVGRDPVTDLAVLKVNNVDNLTVARLGDSSRLRVGQEVIAAGAPLGLRSTDTQGIVSALNRAVRLSAERSGEDIVISAVQTDAAINQGNSGGPLINMNAEVIGINAAGKSLSDSASGLGFAIPVNEVKRVVETLMRDGVIAHPTLGLTAQSVSDTGESGAKVTEVKPNEPAEKAGIKDGDVVVKIGDRQIDDLDAFVVAVRQLEIGKGTPIEVLREGKPLTLTIEPIAGKPTT; encoded by the coding sequence GTGAGCGAGCGGAAGCAGCCCAGCGGTAGATCGCCTGCTGGCGGGCCCCCGGCGGTGGATCCGGCGACCCAGCGCGCCTTCGGGCGACCGGGCGGCGTCCAAGGTGCGTTCGCCGGACCCGACCGCCGCGGTGACCAGGGCGAATACACGCCGACGAACCAGTCCCCCGGCCCGGTGCTCGACGACGTCTTCGGTCACCCCAGGACCGACGACCGCGATGACGAGCCCGTATCGGAGCCCTTGGCGCCACAGAACGATGTACCCGGGCCGCCTCCGCCGACGGCCGTGGCGCCCGCCCCCGCTGCGGACCCGCCCGGCCCGAAGCTCGGGCTGGTCGACCTGCTGTTCAGCGGGAAGGTGTCGCGCCTCGCGCTGATCGTGATCGCTGTGCTGGCGCTGGTGGTGGGTCTGGCCGGGGGCTGGGTGGGCAGCAAGACGTCCTCGATCATCCAGGCGTTCGCGACGCCCAAGGTCAACGTGTCGACCACCGACCCCGACGACACCGCTGAGAGCCGGTACACCAAAGTGGCCGACGCGATCGCCGACTCGGTGGTCACCATCGAGGCGGTCAGCGAGCAATCCGGTTCTCAGGGGTCCGGCGTCGTCGTCGACGGCCGCGGCTACATCGTCACGAACAACCATGTGGTCGAAGAAGCCGCCAGTGATCTGAACAAGTGGAAGCTGTCGGTGATCTTCAACGACGGTAAGACCGTGCCGGCCAATGTCGTCGGCCGCGACCCGGTGACGGACCTGGCGGTGCTGAAGGTCAACAACGTCGACAACCTCACCGTCGCGCGCCTGGGTGACTCCAGCCGCCTGCGGGTCGGGCAGGAGGTAATCGCCGCCGGTGCACCGCTGGGTCTGCGCAGCACCGACACCCAGGGCATCGTCAGTGCGCTAAACCGCGCGGTGCGGTTGTCGGCGGAGCGTTCGGGTGAAGACATCGTCATCTCGGCGGTGCAGACCGACGCGGCGATCAACCAGGGCAACTCCGGTGGTCCGCTGATCAACATGAACGCCGAGGTGATCGGCATCAACGCCGCGGGCAAGTCGCTGTCGGACAGCGCCAGCGGGCTGGGGTTCGCAATCCCGGTCAACGAGGTCAAACGCGTCGTCGAGACGCTGATGCGCGACGGCGTGATCGCCCATCCCACACTGGGTTTGACCGCGCAGTCGGTCAGCGACACCGGAGAGTCCGGGGCGAAGGTGACGGAGGTCAAGCCCAACGAGCCGGCGGAGAAGGCGGGGATCAAGGACGGCGACGTCGTCGTCAAGATCGGCGACCGCCAGATCGATGACCTCGACGCGTTCGTCGTGGCGGTGCGCCAGCTCGAGATCGGCAAAGGCACTCCGATTGAGGTTCTGCGAGAAGGCAAACCGCTGACGCTGACGATCGAGCCGATCGCGGGCAAGCCCACGACGTAG
- a CDS encoding antitoxin, whose amino-acid sequence MRTLRLRNVPDDVMDRLERLAQAARTSVAAVAIRELDAATRRVDNASLVATLPDLGIRGEAIVEHVDADRR is encoded by the coding sequence ATGCGAACCTTGCGCCTGCGCAATGTGCCCGACGACGTAATGGACCGCCTCGAACGGTTGGCGCAAGCTGCGAGGACTTCGGTCGCTGCGGTGGCGATTCGCGAACTCGATGCGGCGACGCGCCGCGTCGACAACGCCTCATTGGTCGCGACGCTCCCGGACCTGGGAATCCGCGGGGAGGCGATCGTGGAGCACGTTGACGCTGATCGCAGGTGA